The window TTTAGCCCAATCTTCTTTTCATTATGTCTATCAACTATTAGAGTCTTTCCCATGAGACTTCCTATTTTGCTTAGACCCTTGGCACTCCAATATTTAAAATCTAAACCTGGTAGTTTTATCCATATGGGGATAGAAAATAGTTCCTCCCTTGAAAACTCCATATTCGGATCCTATGCCTTCATAATAAGTGGTTTGTTAGCAAACTGATAGATCCCACCTTTTAACACCTCATCCTTCCCTTCTCCAGAGTCAAATCTCACCAAAAGTATGTCATTCTTCATCATCAATATTTTGTTGATACCTAGTTTTCTCCACATCCTCTGTATGAAGCCATTTAATATAGAAAATGGAGGATGAGCTCCCAACACATAACAAACAATAAAATTCTAACAGTAGTCTACCTCTCTGATATCCTCATCTTCAGTTTCTACTTTTAGTTAATCCCCTTTATTAGTTGGTGGCACATATTCTAGATTAAAACCAACATTACGGATTTTTGATATATCAAAATTGTCCCAAACAGATGTTTTGGATGCACTGCGAGTTATAGAATCGGGTTCCGGATTATTACCGGTTGTTGACTACAAGTGCCCTACCTCATCTGCTCACAATGACTACATTCATCAGCTGAACCATGAATGATTTGGTTCCATTCCACTAGTGTCTCCTTAGCCGGAGTACTTTTAAGTCGAATTGGGCTCACCACAGTAGCAGCAGCAGTTGTTACGAGCACATTACCAGATCCACCAGTCTGAATTCGAGTTGGCCTCACTGTCACACCAGTTGTACTAGACTCAAACCCCTTCGTTGCAGCTACTACAGCAGTACAGGCCACTGGTAACTAAGCAGCAAGAGCAACTTGTTTCCCCATCACAGCAATGTAATTAGTTCGCTTCATTCCCTTCTTCTGGGCCATAACTGTACCCTAAATCAAATTCCTCTAGCTAGTATTACGTCTCTGCTGTTCTAGTAGTGCAATTTCCAGTGTCGAAGGTATGGCCTCCTACTCATGGTGAGGTGCACGATATGCTAACCTGCACTGGGAGAGCTCAAAACCTACCATCCTAAAGTACCATAATTAGTGAATTCTATTCTTCATATATGACCCAAATATTTGAAGTCTGAGCTAAACGCAGTGGTTTTGTTGAACTTGTGTCTAATCTAAATCCGCCACTACCTTCCACCCTTCATTGCTTTTTACAAGAACAAGCAGCTCCAATTTTTAATACTAATTTCAAGCTTAAGCGGATAAATTGATCCTAATTCTAGTAAAATCTTGAAACTGGTCCCCAAATTCTAATTGCAATTCAACACTTTTTTTCTGGATTATGCTTAAAAAGAAAATTTGCAATTTTGTTATGGAAAATGTGTCAATTCATTGCAACAAATTATGCAGTATTAACTTCTATTGTAAATTAAACTTTCAAATACCGATCCGATTAAATTATTTTTCACTTAAATATGAAGTGCAAAAGCAATTTCTACCCAATAGATCACATCTTCGTTACTGAAACAGAATACACGAGACGTAAGCCAAACCCCTTTTTTAGACAACTATATATCAATCAATTATACCACAATTTCATAgtaattcagttctaagatggaACAGCGCTTAAAAGTCAAAAACAAACTAGAAAGAGAATAACTTCACAATATGAACTCTTTTTGACAAAACGAACAAGATATTTTAGTGTATTTTTGGTCGGTTTTTGTTCCATCTTTTTGCCTCACACTAACAAAGTGAAAATAAAGTTACATTCCTACTAGAAATGGTATTGCATTCTCGTGCCCATCTTTCCCTGTCTGTTCTTCCCATTCTGCTAAATATGGCTCTACATGCCTACCAACATCcaacttttaatctttcaactttTCCTTTTCCCATATTATGTTATTTGCTAAAGGGAACGTTAAAACCTACTCCAATCATATAAAAATTTCAAAGAGGTGTACTAGTAGCAGCTGCAGCAGTAATTAACATTTAATGTGACCAGTAATACTCCCTGCGCTCCATTATGTTTCACCTTTCGATAGTCAAACTATGTGAATTTTGACCGTTATTTTAAAATGTACTTTTCAACAAATCGATATGACAAAAGTTGCAACTTGTACTTTTCGTATAGctttttaatatctaaattttaattgtaATTTATTGAGTTGATCCAATCCAATTAGCTTAGAAGATTGGTCAAATTAACTCTCGAAGAACGAAACGTGACAACTAATTCGGAACGAAGGGATTACATTAGCAACTCTCACATTATGATTCAGTTGGCATTAGCAACTCTCACAAATCAAGATACTTGTCATTTTATGGTACATAAAACAAATAGGCTCTGATTTCTAAGACTAAAGTTACAAATTCACTAAAGAAGATTGCCCAGATTTTGTTCCTTTTCCCAATCACCTTAATCGAACAAAAAGACCAAAAACTGTTCCCAGCATTGAACCAATTATACACGCAGAGTCATCGTGTAACCGAGACTGGTCTCACAATCAGCGTCCAAAGGGCCAACTTTGCCGATGCTGAACAGAGATGGATCTAGAACGTGTTCAATTGAACCATGTATAAATATGAGTCAAAACTTGTAAAATGTATGTAATCAAGCACAACCATTTTGAAGCCAATATCTCTAAATTCTGAATTTGCTTCTGCTGGCATATGCTAAATAATGGCAGCAGGTGCAGGCCGCACTACAAGAAAAGTGTGAATTACATGGAAATTTTCCATCAAATTGTTTATTAAAATTCGCAGGTAACTTATTTTTCTGCGAATTATCCTGCCAAAAAGCAATCCGATGGAACCTTGCGAATTTCAGTTTTGAAGAGCATGTGTGTAGCATATATATGATAAGTCCAAACTTAATGTCTTGAAGAACAAAAGTAAGGGGTGTAACATACTTATACTAACTGTCgacttcaaatcttgaattcacctCTATTCCTCGAGTATAAAGAATTATTAAAGGCTACGCTTTCCAGGACGATCAGCGGCTTGGAGAGTTTTTTCGACGAGTTTTTGAGCCTTCTTGCTACGgatttcaaccttcacactggAGCTTTTTTCCATCTTCATATATGTCTTCTTTGATTTCTTCAACTTCCTCACCTTCGACTTTATCGACTCCACCAAACTTTCCAACTGAATCCCCATTTAATTTGGATTTCTACTTCGAAATGAATATAGATACGTTGTGTGTGTGTCAGTACAGTTACTGAAACTGGGGAAATTTGACACTCTCTCTATAAATGCAACTTTTATGGCTTTCTGCTAAAATATAgcttatatttattttagtgttGTTGCTTGCGTGTGAGAATATGAGTCCGTATTGACTGGAGCACTCTCCTAAAGAATTGGTCCCTTTTCATCCGAATATTACGAGCCCTGCCATGAATAATTTGAGTTACATAGGGATTGTTCTtccttttgattttttcttcCAAGAAGCCAACAAATAACAGAGAAAATATTGGGTACCCCAGGgtcaaaaagaaaagagaaaaaacttATCATGTGCTAATTGATGTGTAACAAAAAATTGAGTGCCAGGCACATGtcttgtttataaatttcaatcaCATAaccatgatttttttaaaaaaaaaaattgtttttattacataaggggcaggggaagggaaaatgggggaggggattacaacgtggggattcgaaccctcaccaacaaggagAAAGTTCAGTTAGCCAACCAATTGAGCTACTAGATCTCTACACATAACCATGATTATGAGATAAGTGTTTTCGttttaatttttaatctttaCTATGAAATTTATCGCTATTTTTTGTTTCATAAATGACCTATAACTAACAAGATCTATGATAATTTGATGTCGAATAGAATTATGAACAGATTTTTGTTGTTTAACAACAAATGTAATTCGTCGCTAATTCCTACTTGTTTTTTTGTGGTGATATATGTTTTATAAGTTGCTAAAAAGTCACATTAATCAAACTGTTATATGAAATACTCCACCCTTCCGTCTCAAATAATAGTCGTGTTTTTCATTTACGTGTCCCTTAAGAAAGCATTATTAAGGGtagcattttgactattttattCTCATAAATATTTCACCATGTTATCTCTCCTCGATAAatattttattataaaaaatGTGCTAACTCCATCAATGGTGTAATCTCTCTTAAATGTTGTACATAAAGGTAAAAAAGGAAAACGctacttaattttatcttgaccttttaaaatgacaaatattttgagaccaATATTTTTAGTAAGGATGATAAGTATTTGAGACGGATGGAGTATCTGATTCCTGCTATCATGTCCCATAGCGAGAAGTACAAGTAAATAGACAAGTATTGCCGCGAGTTGTGGTGGGATGGATAGGATCCCCTCCACGGGGGGCGGCTCAACGATATTTAATttgtggcctaaagccaaactcATTAGAGGCCTATATATATAATTCGTGAGAGAGTTTGAATGTTATTTTGCTTCAACCCGAAGGTTGTGCGTTTGAGTCACCAACGGAGCAAAAGGGGAGAGCTCCGGGAGAAGggctaaaaaataaaattgaaaaaaaaaagcatgAGAAAGAACGAAAATTAATGTGCTTTTAAAATTATTCGATACATTATCTTGTTTTTATAATATGTCGATGCAtaagaagagaaaaacaagagCACAAGCACAAATATAAATTTGGGAGACATGAACTAAAAATGGAAATGCGATTTGCAGTAAAGTATACATTTCCTTACTTGAAGCCTAATTATCTCTTCCTTTTGATTGTCCTTTTCGGTCTACTTCTTTCTTTTTACAAATATTTCTATTGTCTTTTTTCTTTCACAAGATTCAATATTCATTAACAAGAAACTATTTAGTCATTAAAATTATTAGTAAACAATTTTTGGGGGACCCAAGGTTTGGGGGCCTCAAGCAAGTGCTCACTCACTTGCCCCTTCAGCCAGCCTTGTACTCCATCATTAACTGGAAGTCTTAAGTTTGAGTCCTGAAGTTTCTAGTAAAGAGTGTATTTTTTCTTTAATGGGCTTTACGCGATGCAAGTTTAAATTAGTTGAACGTCCCAAACGAATAATGAACATCGGgtgaaaaataagaaaacaaatTGAGAAGTTGTGCATGTTTTGTGTTCTTAAGTTAGAATTAATTGCAAGATAATTCAACTGATGTGAAACCCACCCTTTATTTGTTTGGGTGATTGGCAAATTGTGGCTGCGGGCCAATAACTTCCTAGTTTTTCACATTTCCAACTGGCTTGATTCCCATTTccatcatacaaaattcaatggGAAAAACGCTTAGATTCTACTCAAACTCACCAGTAGAAAGTCAATTCACGTGTTTAATATTTTTCCAAATATTATAAACTGCAACCAAATTAGTCAAAATAGAGCTCCTTACAAATCAGCCTGCAGTGAGAATTGAGAAGTCAACCACAAATGCTGGAAAAGGCCAAGCCATAAATTCAAGCAAATGAACGTCAAGTAAAATAGACAAATGGCATATTTTGAGTCATATTTTACTCCTACGTCCATTTTTACGTGTGTTGTATAGGGGTGTAGGGCTATTCACGGTTTtgttaaaaccaaaatcaaagcaaaaatttaatcaaaccgaataaaaaaaatgacatttggtttggtttgatttgatttggttttaaattttaaaaaccgataatatttggtttggttatggttctattaaaaaataaccgaaccaaaccgataaattatatacataaattttataattatttatatgtgtaatattagtttttcataaataattataaatagtttataccttttaatcattaatttgatctacttatttcacatgattgtttaaggctcatgtttttaagaatatgtccaggCGTacgtctttaagtcttttaactcttctaagttttaagtgtaaacctactaacaaaagctcacgttagagtctaatgtttttaatttaaatttttagtctttctttgtcagccatttgattttaagttgtttctttttctttttttgaatttatacctttcttttttcttgtccgaatgggtcctaaacttctaatatttttcatatgaaaaggacagaggttgtagatttggaggttcctatagaagatacttcagtgaCATCAGCATTTGTtgtaactcaagcacatggtaatgccctaatacttcttccgtgggtaatcctcctaaaatgcaaaaaaaaaaacaactcctTATAGTCGAGActctagccttggggataatgatagaaaaacatttgaagtttgggatcattacacaaagttttttttataaaatgggagaattcatggcaaaatgcaagtactgccccaaagcttggtatcattacacaaagtttttttatttcaaatattttcattttaattttatgtagtctttatgtttaattaatatgtaggtttgtaacaacaactaaaagctcttatgctctactttatttccaggtatgtgtattaagatgacaaaaatggtgcagccactaccaagttagtttttagctctatatgtaatagtttagcaactttgggtaacttgagtactacactattactaatagtgaaaatgtttatatgatgtatgttccaccttaaactatatataaaagttatcgtttgaacaaaaaaaaaaaggacatgtttttttcaactttttaatgttttactgataagtctcatggctgctactcataaatcgaaaaaccgaaccaaaccgataataaCCAAATCGGtggttattttttttatttggtttggttatggttttagacatttaaaaattgactaaattggtttggttatggttttaatcaataaccaacccaaaccgaaccatgaacacccctataggggtgtacaaagaaaactgacaaaccgcaccaaatcgatcgaatcaaatcgagaaaaaaacccgactaatgATTtgatttgacttggtttggtattggaaaaaaaatccgatcataattggtttggttttgtTTTAACTAATAAAAGTCAAACTGAACTAAACCAACCTAacattatatgtatatagatttttaatatattttatacataaaagcTTTACTTATaatgtaatttgtaaatatttattaatatttttcatagtttttgtcttttaacatattatttcaagcttggacttagaattttgaatgttccAATAAGTTTTATAACCCATTAATGtttgtaactcaaataaagtccaaaccaaaaccaaatcaatactaatgcttaTGAAAAAAGTAATTCAATcctaacactaggaatgacaataatgttagatatgtattctttagttttgcattgtTAATTTAGACAATAAAAATGcgtaacttaattttttttctttctttgtcatgtaattaatactcattatccgtacttattttagcatgtaTTTTTAGATGATGATCATTTCCATTATgccttattaattagcaatatttagtTTATGctatttcattatcttttttgttaaatattttattacaatgtcaTTACTCATTTCacatatatttttattattttcttaagaaacaccttaattgtaTAGTTGTATTTTACTGGgattaaagaaatatttgaagtaaaatttatattttgtatgaAGATTTTTCTAGAAAAATCCGAAGTCGAAAAACCCaacataattggtttggtttggtatttaaaaAGCCCGAACCAATCCGGTCCATGTACAGCCTTAGTGTTGTAGATTAAAAATAATTGTCCATATTTACTTGTCCAGTTTAGCAAATCAAGAGATAATCTATCATTTTAtaactattttacccttattattaattattgggttGGAAAGGTCAAAAAGTTCTTAGTGGCTACACAACTTTTAAGTATGTTTTATTGATTTCTTAGATGACTTAGTAATAATTaagggtgatatagtaaaatttgTCATTCTATTTATGGCTCCTTAAAGGGTGTACCAAGTCAATATATGATAAGTAAAAATGGGCTGAGCAGTACAAGGCAAAGTTAGAAATCACCTTCCATAGTCCATACTATACAAGAACACTTCTTGCacgcttttttttattttttcaatttaGTATACTATTAACAGGGGCATATGTAGCATTCAAGGTGGGGCTTCAATTGAACCTAAATTTTTTACGCgaaacataaatttatgtgtaaaaatttattaaaattataataaataatagacatgaacccataacttttaaaatacaCTAGGTTCAATTAAGAATACTGAAAGATTGaactcataaaatttaaattctgaatccgcctCTGTTAATGTgtatattactattactatccaAGAAGAGGAGATAGCAGGCAGCACTCCGTCAACAGGCCTGCCTATTCTTCCCAGGGCTATTTTCGTAAATTTGACTAAAATTGAATAATGTGATTGGATTAAATGGAATCTTACTGTAGCTTCCAGATTAATTTCTTAATGTCTTTTACCAAATTGTCATCTTGCTTATGTCATCTTCCATCAGACACAACTTTCTGATGCTACAGGTGGCAAGAAGAAACTGGGTCTTTTTTTACTTTTCATCTTTTCCTTCTATCTGTATTTTTCATTGATCAACTATTATACTTTCTCTCTCTTTAAATTTACACACAGAAAGCTTTCCAATTCTTCAACGTGGTgctttcatttatttattattaaaaaaataattaagattAATAATTTACATTTAAAGTAATAATGTAACTAATTAATCAACTAACAAAACACATAATCTGCAAACACACAGTTGttattatttgaattataaaagACTAATACGATATATTTGATGTTAACAGCTGGAACCACTTTTTTCTTGGTAGTAAAAATCAAGTATAAACTTCATTATTGTACTAATAAAGCTTAATTTTATATTATCAATCCAAACTTCATAATCAATTTCAATATAAAACAAGAGTTCTTTAATAACAAAATCATTATACTGTAACTCAATATTTAGCATCGTATAATTGGGCCCATGCGGAGCACGGGTTATCTTGCTAGTATTATATATAAGAGGCTAGGAAGCAGCTGTCCGTCGACATGCCTGCTTCGTAGCCAAGGGCATTTTTGGTATTCTTTAGTTTTTTGTGCTTTAATAACATTGTACTTGACTGCTTTATACATGTACCTTCCCATTATTTGGACCACAAAACCAATGCACTTTACTTTATTTTCTTCGGCCACAAAGATATACGAGTCTGCGACTTTTAtgggttaaaaaaaaattgaaccaaaatagcacttaaaaacaaaaaaactaaGTTTCCACCAAACTGTACAAGTAAaaagtttggtcctttcacacaCGAAATTTATGAGTGAAAGATGGCAACAAAAGTCGCCCCTCCTCCTTCCCCACCACGGTCTcccagttgaaaaaaaaaatgacccGCCATTAAAGGCGATTTCAGTGGTCCCCAAGCCCTTAAAACATCGTTTTCGTGTTGTTTTTCAGCCCAaaagtcaatattcttggtatattgaagtatAGGAACAAGTTTCTAAAGTTGGATTTCGGAATAGAGCGGCGTAGAActcattttgaaaactcaaaaaaagcttcaatctaggtatttctctacgaattttctattacattgttaaatatattattaccctaAGCATGATCATTGTGTAATTGTTGCGGATTTCGAAGAAAAAattgtgccttttttttttttttgcgttattgGGGCTGTTTGGGACTGccccctttttttattttttttatttttttatttgtttatttgttgttaatttgttaattatttattaattttttattacgtatttattaattgttagattagcgacttacgtatttgttaattgttagattagctatttcaattgttagactagctaattatttatttagtttttgttaagccaattgtttatttgttaattgtttgattagttagttaattgtttatttattaaatatatgataataatttgttaattgtatgattagttagttaattttttattttattaattgtttctgctaattgtttgctagctaattgttaattatctgacttattaattattaatctttatattttagaattgaaaacccttagtttaggattgataacccgtagtttaggattgaaaacccttaatataattttcgataaaagattacataactaatactacttgttaatgattgatttaaaatgcgtaaaacagataGATCACCACAATcgttaatataattttcgataaaagattacataactaatattacttgttaataaTTGAAAACCAttattttaggattgaaaacccttagtttaggattgataacccgtagtttaggattgaaaacccgtagtttaggattgaaaacccttaatataatttttgataaaagattacatgACTAATACTACTTgctaatgattgatttaaaatgcgtaaaacagatgtatcaccacaatccttaatgtAATTTTCGATAAGAGATTACAtgactaatattacttgttaatgattgatttaaaatgcataaatcagatggatcaccaccctcttgatccgaGGCCCTTCAATCGAGAGGTACTGTATCTTTAGCCGGAGCATAGGTCGCAGCATATATGGTCATCCAACCTACAACTTGAGGCTCAGGTCCGTACCCAGTTAGGGGATTCAGCATGGAAGATCTTAGCTGCTCGACCCCCACAACCTCGCATCCTGGATATACTACATtggggcggtatctaccggtgcatcgaagttggtcgggtacaacacgataggtcgctagtgacggcCTTGATTGAGAGGTGGTgaccggagacgcacacatttcatctccgcaccggtgaggctaTCATTACCCTCCAAGATGCGGAGGTCATTTATaggctacaggttgatggacgcccattgtatattgaggagctCAGGTGCTACCACCTTACcgggatgagttgactaggctcaccggttTCAAGGCTCCGACTGATGATTTTTCGGGAAAGAGTCGGGTTTTGTTGTCGGCCCTTTATGCCCACTTGCACCTCATAGACATgcagcatccgattggagaggacacgcctcaggctgatgttgaccgacgtGCGCGTTtatacctactcatcatattcggggccatCATGTTCCCGAATACTTCGAGTTCGCAtgtgagcttgaggtatcttcggtatatcaACGATCTCGCCGAGttaggatgttatagttggggcgctgctgtgctgggctacatgtatcgaggattttgctgatgttctatgggcacgagggtagaggtccctgcattttgctctctccttcaggtaatatattgAAGTGTGTGTAATTAAACACAATTGTTTTTTGAAACGACGATTGATAAAACATTTTTTTAATGACTATATCAGATATGGGTGTGAACTAgcttgagaccttttcagcccatacctCCTCACCCTCCTGCTGACTATCTTGCTGTGCCGATaccattgttgacacccaattttgtccctcctttatttaattttattcactcggacgtctaaattaactgacgagctaaatactttattttcactactattattttcgctacttttattttcaacattacgagcattactttatcacaaattttaaatgttcgtcatcgtttcattttcgggtttggactcgttaaattaattacaagacaacactttgttaaatccttattattttctacatataaatcattaattatcataatatatttttgtactagttattaaattagaagccaaataaatggcccaaataaTCAACCCACTTGTCTAAATTCGGACCCAGCCCACGTCCTAATAACTAGCCCATTACCTAAACTTTCGGACCAGCCCAACACTCACAACCAACCCGACCCGGCCTACTTGTTTTATCCCTAAAACCtaatgaacaaaagaaaaaaaggggcagctctttctcctctctctctcatcTCCACGCCGCCTCTCACTCTCTTCAACTTCACCCTCAGCCGCCTCCTTTACTCCCTGCTCCCTGCATCTCAGGTTCTCTCCACTCCTCcctgtccccccacgcctctgccacttccaccacgcctgtcccccgcttcctctctctcatacgctcctttcTCTCCTTTCTTAAACTCGAATCGAAACCCTATAAGTAGAACTTTCTTGAGACGTTTGCAGGGGGGATTTGGGCTGGAGAAAGGGGATATTCAGTATCTTTGGGGATTTGGGGGAGACAACACTCAACATTTCCTATTTTTGTTACTCTAAATCTGAGTTTGTTCAAATTCTCTTGTTAGAGTTCTTGGAAAAAGACGAAATCAATCCTAACATCGACAAGGATCTGGAACCAAAATTccctacaaaacacaagttttaatcatcAAAGATAGCCTTACTCGAAAAAGAACAGCCAACAATCACTCTATTTTTTGGTTGGAAACttttgttactttaatcgggttcttcGAGTTCAGAGTATAATCCGAGACCTCGACGCCCCGGTcactgcacacaaaaaaggtaaatcTTGATGTGGTTCTTATGTTCAGTCTTTAGTTTTTGCTCTAGTTAATTAATTATGTAGTTTCCTGTCGTCGTGTTGTTTGTTTGATATTTGGTGGT is drawn from Lycium barbarum isolate Lr01 chromosome 8, ASM1917538v2, whole genome shotgun sequence and contains these coding sequences:
- the LOC132605199 gene encoding uncharacterized protein LOC132605199, with product MGIQLESLVESIKSKVRKLKKSKKTYMKMEKSSSVKVEIRSKKAQKLVEKTLQAADRPGKRSL